In Arachis hypogaea cultivar Tifrunner chromosome 17, arahy.Tifrunner.gnm2.J5K5, whole genome shotgun sequence, a single window of DNA contains:
- the LOC112762540 gene encoding pollen-specific leucine-rich repeat extensin-like protein 4, whose protein sequence is MNCFSISNPLGLFKLLFSPCNKMHVLGCFLLLLSLFILSPSDAFSSDEASFIARRQLLTLEENADLPDDWVDNYQINLTFDNPRLKSAYIALEAWKHAIYSDPSNFTSNWVGPNVCSYNGVYCAPALDDPSIQVVAGIDLNHADIAGYIPSEIGLLTDLALLHINSNRFCGILPKSFSKLKLLYEIDISNNRFVGPFPNPVLSISSLHYLDLRFNDFEGEVPSELFNITLDAIFLNNNRFTSAIPESIGSSPASVIVLANNHFQGCIPTSIGSMDTTLNEFVVTNNKLTGCLPPEIGKLSHMEVFDISENNLVGVLPRTLMGLKEVTVLSIANNKLTGFVPKSICELENLKNFTFSNNYFNGEEEGCNPKTRKGIKLDDQKNCIPERPKQRDGSACNAVISKPVDCSKAQCEKPMPITPSSNTPSKPPKEKPTPTPSSHNNKKPRPTPSPNEKKTPSSPKPTPSPTKKPTSTPQTPTPSNPKPPKAPKHDDDYDDHYEEPKERNRPPKSPPPSPAPVVHSPPPPPPPVYSPPPPPVHSPPPPPVHSPPPPINSPPPPIYSPPPPVHFSPPPIYSPPPVVQSPPPPVYSPPPPVQSPPPPPPIYSPPPPVNFPPPPVYSPPPPIYSPPPPAYSPPPPVVHAPPPQEDSIVIPHDFGSSYASPPPPIISGY, encoded by the coding sequence ATGAATTGTTTCTCTATAAGTAACCCTTTAGGGCTTTTCAAGTTGCTATTTTCACCTTGTAATAAAATGCATGTCTTGGGATGCTTCCTCCTATTGCTGTCTCTCTTCATCCTCTCACCTTCTGATGCTTTTTCCAGCGATGAAGCTTCTTTCATTGCACGTCGCCAATTGTTAACCCTTGAGGAGAACGCTGATTTACCCGACGACTGGGTGGATAATTACCAAATTAACCTGACCTTTGATAATCCTAGGCTCAAGAGTGCCTACATTGCCCTTGAAGCATGGAAGCATGCTATCTATTCTGACCCATCAAACTTCACATCTAATTGGGTGGGCCCTAATGTTTGCTCTTACAATGGAGTCTATTGTGCTCCAGCACTTGATGACCCTTCGATTCAAGTTGTGGCTGGCATTGATCTTAACCATGCAGATATTGCAGGCTACATCCCTTCAGAGATTGGGTTGTTAACTGATCTTGCACTTTTGCACATAAACTCTAACAGGTTTTGTGGCATTCTCCCAAAAAGCTTCTCCAAGTTAAAGCTCTTGTATGAGATTGATATCAGCAACAACCGTTTTGTGGGTCCGTTTCCAAACCCtgttctctccatatcttctcttcATTACCTTGATCTCAGGTTTAATGACTTCGAAGGCGAGGTTCCATCGGAGCTTTTCAACATTACATTAGATGCAATCTTCTTGAACAACAATAGGTTCACATCTGCGATTCCAGAGAGCATTGGAAGCTCTCCGGCCTCTGTGATTGTATTGGCCAACAACCACTTTCAGGGATGCATCCCGACAAGTATTGGTTCGATGGACACTACATTGAATGAGTTTGTTGTGACGAACAATAAGCTTACGGGGTGCTTGCCCCCGGAGATTGGAAAGCTTAGCCACATGGAAGTGTTTGACATTAGTGAGAACAACTTGGTTGGTGTGTTGCCAAGAACGTTGATGGGATTGAAGGAAGTGACGGTGTTGTCGATTGCAAACAACAAGCTTACTGGTTTTGTGCCAAAGAGCATATGTGAGTTGGAGAACTTAAAGAACTTCACGTTCTCGAATAACTACTTCAACGGTGAGGAAGAGGGTTGTAACCCTAAAACAAGAAAGGGGATCAAGTTGGATGATCAAAAGAATTGCATACCAGAAAGGCCAAAACAAAGGGATGGAAGCGCTTGTAATGCTGTCATAAGCAAGCCTGTTGATTGTAGCAAGGCACAGTGTGAGAAACCAATGCCAATAACACCGTCATCAAATACTCCTTCTAAACCTCCAAAGGAGAAACCAACTCCAACGCCCTCCTCACATAATAACAAGAAACCACGGCCTACACCTTCTCCAAATGAAAAGAAAACACCGTCGTCGCCAAAGCCAACTCCTTCTCCAACTAAGAAGCCAACATCAACACCACAGACTCCAACACCATCAAATCCAAAACCACCTAAAGCACCTAagcatgatgatgattatgatgatcaTTATGAAGAACCTAAAGAACGAAATAGGCCTCCAAAATCTCCACCTCCATCTCCAGCTCCAGTAGTacattctcctcctcctcctcctccaccagTCTACTCTCCACCACCTCCACCAGTCCATTCTCCACCACCACCTCCAGTTCACTCCCCACCACCACCCATcaactctccaccaccacctaTCTACTCTCCTCCTCCACCAGTGCACTTCTCACCACCGCCTATCTACTCTCCTCCACCAGTAGTGCAATCCCCGCCACCACCCGTTTATTCTCCTCCTCCACCGGTTCAGTCCCCACCACCCCCACCACCAATTTACTCTCCTCCACCACCCGTTAACTTTCCTCCTCCACCGGTTTACTCCCCCCCACCGCCAATCTACTCTCCTCCACCACCCGCCtactctcctcctcctcctgttGTTCATGCACCACCACCCCAAGAAGATAGTATCGTTATTCCACATGACTTTGGTTCTTCTTATGCTTCTCCTCCTCCACCAATCATCTCTGGCTACTAA